The genome window TATCTGAAATGGCTGCCTCCTAGCGGGCGGATTAGTGTAGATTTGGGGTTGGGTTTTAAGTCGATGACGGGTATTTATATTTTGGATGCGTTGCTGAGGTGGGATTTGGCGGCTTTACGGGATGCGATCGCCCATTTAATCCTGCCAGCTTTGACTTTAGGAACTATTCCCCTGGCTATTATAGCTCGCATCACTCGTTCGGCGATGCTGGAAGTGCTTTCTCAAGATTACATCCGCACTGCGAGGGCTAAGGGATTGCCGGAATATTGGGTGATTTTGAAACACGCTTTGAAAAATGCGTTTTTGCCGATCGTCACAACAATCGGTTTGCAGTTCGGCACTCTTTTAGGCGGCGCTATTCTGACTGAAACGATTTTTTCGTGGCCGGGAATTGGTTCTTGGATTTATAGCGGTATTTTGACGCGGGATTACCCAATTGTCCAAGGAGGAGTTATTTTTGTGGCTGTAACTTTTGTACTGATTAATCTGGCTGTTGATATTTCCTATGCTTTTTTCGATCCGAGAATTCAGTACCGTTAATTAAAAAGAAATCAGACAAGAAATGCTTGTTTAACATCCGGTCGCAGCAGGTAGTAAATGCTAGCCACTGCAAAACCCAGAGTTAAAAAATTGACTGCTGTACCGCCGCTGCCCAACATTTTGGCAATTTGCGCGAGGGTGGCGATGATGTGGACAATTAACGTTCCCGTCCAAGCCCATTTTTTTAGTTGAAACAAACCCCAAGCTAAGAGTAAGGAGAGGAGGCCTAAAATAAAACTGATCGCAGCAAAAATTGCAATGAAGCCGCCGATTACAGTACCAACTTTTGCCCCGCCTACAGCCGCACCGAGACCGCCAAAAATGCCAGCAAAAAGTAAGATGAACAAGCCGTCAAGGAGGCTGAATACGCCGCTAATTACCTGCAAGATGGCCAGAACTGTAACGCTTTGAGGACGATTCATTATTTTGATTTTCCATTTTTAACGGATTTGCAAAATATTTTAACCTGTTGCGGGCACAGGGCGGATATGGAT of Oscillatoria nigro-viridis PCC 7112 contains these proteins:
- a CDS encoding ABC transporter permease; the protein is MFQYIAKRLLGLLPVLFGITLLVFIFLHLIPGDPATVLLGERGTPEQVEMLRARLGLNQPLPLQYLAFLWSLLRLDLGNSIISGIPIIDEITSRLPATFELSVVAMLVALVIGIPAGILAAVRKNSWLDNLAMSGSLIGVSLPVYWLALILIYLFAVYLKWLPPSGRISVDLGLGFKSMTGIYILDALLRWDLAALRDAIAHLILPALTLGTIPLAIIARITRSAMLEVLSQDYIRTARAKGLPEYWVILKHALKNAFLPIVTTIGLQFGTLLGGAILTETIFSWPGIGSWIYSGILTRDYPIVQGGVIFVAVTFVLINLAVDISYAFFDPRIQYR